In Streptomyces sp. P3, one DNA window encodes the following:
- a CDS encoding GNAT family N-acetyltransferase has translation MPELTRLHADHAPAVLAFELANRAYFAASIPDRGDAFFDEYADRHRALLAEQEAGGCAFYLLVADDGSVVGRFNLYDFEDGSAQLGYRVAQKAAGRGVATATVRELCRLAIARHGLRTLRAATTEDNAASRKVLAKAGFVAVGPADLDGKPGIWHERDLVARP, from the coding sequence GTGCCCGAGTTGACACGGCTGCACGCCGACCACGCCCCGGCGGTCCTGGCCTTCGAGCTGGCGAACCGCGCCTACTTCGCCGCCTCGATCCCCGACCGCGGCGACGCGTTCTTCGACGAGTACGCCGACCGGCACAGGGCCCTGCTGGCCGAGCAGGAGGCGGGCGGCTGCGCCTTCTACCTGCTCGTCGCGGACGACGGCTCGGTCGTCGGCCGGTTCAACCTGTACGACTTCGAGGACGGCTCCGCGCAACTCGGCTACCGGGTCGCCCAGAAGGCCGCGGGCCGGGGCGTGGCGACCGCCACCGTGCGGGAGTTGTGCCGGCTGGCGATCGCCCGTCACGGGCTGCGCACCCTGCGCGCGGCCACCACCGAAGACAACGCGGCATCGCGGAAGGTGCTGGCGAAGGCAGGGTTCGTCGCAGTGGGCCCGGCCGACCTCGACGGCAAGCCGGGGATCTGGCACGAGCGCGATCTGGTTGCCCGCCCGTAA